One window of uncultured Campylobacter sp. genomic DNA carries:
- the upp gene encoding uracil phosphoribosyltransferase yields the protein MPNVRLIKHPLIEHKLTILRDRGTDPFQFRMLVDEISYLMMFEATRDLALREVSVHTPVAQTSAYKLATKIMICPILRAALGMLDSVFKLMPDASVGFLGFQRDEKTAQAEFFYAKLPADAAERTAIIIDPMFATGGTAIDAVKFLLKNGVKKIKFISIIAAPEGLHKFSEIYPQVEVFTAAIDERLNEQKYIVPGLGDAGDRVFNTM from the coding sequence CTGCCTAACGTGAGGCTAATCAAGCACCCGCTGATCGAGCATAAGCTCACGATCCTGCGCGATCGGGGGACCGATCCGTTTCAGTTCCGCATGCTCGTCGATGAGATCAGCTACCTGATGATGTTTGAGGCGACGCGCGATCTGGCGCTGCGCGAGGTGAGCGTGCACACGCCCGTGGCGCAGACCAGCGCGTATAAGCTCGCTACAAAGATCATGATTTGCCCGATTTTGCGCGCCGCGCTGGGGATGCTAGATAGCGTTTTTAAGCTTATGCCCGACGCTAGCGTGGGGTTTTTGGGCTTTCAGCGCGACGAAAAGACCGCACAGGCGGAGTTTTTTTACGCCAAACTGCCCGCAGACGCCGCAGAGCGCACCGCAATCATCATCGATCCGATGTTTGCGACCGGCGGTACGGCGATCGATGCGGTGAAATTTCTGCTGAAAAACGGCGTTAAAAAGATCAAATTTATCTCCATCATCGCAGCGCCCGAGGGACTTCATAAATTTAGCGAGATCTACCCGCAGGTCGAGGTTTTTACGGCAGCGATCGACGAGAGACTAAATGAGCAAAAATATATCGTGCCGGGTCTCGGAGACGCGGGAGATAGGGTGTTTAATACGATGTGA